A segment of the Bacteroidota bacterium genome:
GGCTTTTATTCCCATTCCACCGGAAATAATTGCACTTACTCCTTTTTCCGCTAAAAATCTAGGATAAGAACCTGGCTCATGCACAGGAGGTGTATGAAATTCAATATTGTAAATTCTTTGACCTTCGGTTTCAATAACCGCAAATTTTTCACAACGCCCGAAATGAGC
Coding sequences within it:
- a CDS encoding NifB/NifX family molybdenum-iron cluster-binding protein — translated: MKKLFAVPTIDEKLCAHFGRCEKFAVIETEGQRIYNIEFHTPPVHEPGSYPRFLAEKGVSAIISGGMGIKAQDLFSQNNIEVIMGINSENPKILVEQYLQNQLKEGDNLCDH